One Microbacterium esteraromaticum genomic window carries:
- a CDS encoding XRE family transcriptional regulator, which produces MTLLEESDSDALTIGRRIRQLRTAQGMTLEELAARIDRAPSQVSMFETGKREPKLTLLQTIAKVLGTTLDGLLEGEPLDERATKEIALERAMKGQTFRALGIPSFRIGKSLSDDAIDAMLALHGEIERLRDERAATPEEARRANLELRHLMRTQDNYFADLEAQAREILDAVGHPGGPLTQRTASEIAAHLGFTLHYAPDLPQSTRSVADLAHGRLYLSSSIPAKGDARTAVLQALSSRILGHSEPRSYAEFLRQRVETNYLTGALLVPESHVVPVLQDAKQRRAISIEDLRDAYSVSYETAAHRFTNLATRHLGIPVHFLKVHESGTITKAYENDDVNFPTDRLGSIEGQMCCRRWTSREVFDVDDRFNPYYQYTDTGNGTYWCTARVEPSSEGLHSVSVGVRFDDTKWFVGRDTPNRAVSKHSVETCCRRAPAELEQRWRDQSWPNVRTPRTLLATLPTGSFPGVDTTDVYEFLEAHAPR; this is translated from the coding sequence ATGACCCTGCTCGAGGAATCCGATTCCGACGCGCTGACCATCGGCCGGCGCATCCGCCAGCTGCGCACCGCGCAGGGCATGACGCTCGAAGAGCTGGCTGCTCGCATAGACCGGGCGCCCAGCCAGGTGTCGATGTTCGAGACCGGCAAACGAGAGCCCAAGCTCACCCTGCTGCAGACGATCGCGAAGGTGCTCGGCACCACCCTCGACGGCCTGCTCGAGGGCGAGCCGCTCGACGAGCGCGCCACGAAGGAGATCGCGCTCGAGCGCGCGATGAAGGGCCAGACGTTCCGCGCCCTGGGCATCCCGTCGTTCCGCATCGGCAAGTCGCTCTCAGACGACGCCATCGACGCGATGCTCGCCCTGCACGGCGAGATCGAGCGGCTGCGCGACGAGCGCGCCGCGACGCCGGAGGAGGCGCGTCGCGCCAACCTCGAGCTGCGCCATCTGATGCGCACGCAGGACAACTACTTCGCCGACCTCGAGGCGCAGGCCCGCGAGATCCTCGATGCGGTCGGCCACCCTGGCGGGCCGCTCACCCAGCGCACCGCGTCTGAGATCGCGGCCCATCTCGGCTTCACGCTGCACTACGCGCCGGACCTGCCGCAGTCGACCCGCAGCGTCGCAGACCTCGCGCACGGCCGGCTCTACCTGTCGAGCAGCATCCCCGCCAAGGGCGATGCGCGCACCGCCGTCCTGCAGGCGCTGTCGAGCCGCATCCTCGGCCACTCCGAACCGCGCAGCTACGCCGAGTTCCTGCGCCAGCGGGTCGAGACGAACTACCTCACCGGCGCTCTGCTCGTGCCCGAATCGCATGTCGTGCCGGTGCTGCAGGATGCCAAGCAGCGCCGTGCGATCTCGATCGAAGACCTCCGCGACGCGTACTCCGTCTCGTATGAGACCGCCGCTCACCGCTTCACGAATCTGGCGACTCGGCACCTGGGCATCCCGGTGCATTTCCTCAAGGTTCATGAGTCGGGCACCATCACGAAGGCGTACGAGAACGACGACGTGAACTTCCCCACCGACCGGCTCGGGTCGATCGAGGGGCAGATGTGCTGCCGCCGCTGGACGAGCCGTGAGGTGTTCGACGTCGACGACCGCTTCAACCCGTACTACCAGTACACCGACACCGGCAACGGCACCTACTGGTGCACCGCGCGCGTCGAGCCGTCGAGCGAAGGGCTGCACTCGGTGAGCGTCGGGGTGCGATTCGATGACACGAAGTGGTTCGTCGGGCGCGACACCCCGAACCGCGCCGTCTCGAAGCACTCGGTCGAGACGTGCTGCCGCCGCGCCCCTGCCGAGCTCGAGCAGCGGTGGCGCGATCAGTCGTGGCCGAACGTGCGCACCCCTCGCACCCTGCTCGCCACCCTGCCGACCGGATCGTTCCCCGGCGTCGACACGACCGACGTGTACGAGTTCCTCGAGGCGCACGCGCCGCGCTGA
- a CDS encoding PucR family transcriptional regulator → METAAAPTLRTLLGHAELRLSLVSPEESLADGALDLPVRWVHSSDLVDPTPFLADDLVLLTTGSQFADRDAPGADAYVERLVRRGVLALGFGSGVHRVGPSDELVTACAGAGLALFEVPYDIPFLAIARAHAESMAAHAYARRTWALEVQRALAVAALRPRGLEATLTELARRLGCWVGLFDSSGATAQQHPAALDGGADAVSDAVADLLARGTTASRSLDEGDRTVTLFTFGRTGQLKGVIGVDLSPIDAEARAVITTAIAMAGLALEQSEQLARGRRRMHTQLLASLRADDPSLARRTLGAMPPAPMLVATADAAPVDAVVGWFERQRAVGGTVTFVAEDADGLTICIGASSRGLLDQVSARFDIRIGVSEPAEYTGFSHAHAQAMTALQRSGREGVIEYHDVQPGGVLDALVSSETRTLARTRLATLRAHDATSGTELERTLRAWLEHDTHAEQTAAVLGIHRHTLRTRIAQAANLLGTDLTSFPARAELWATLRAAE, encoded by the coding sequence GTGGAGACCGCCGCCGCTCCGACGCTGCGCACCCTGCTCGGGCACGCCGAGCTGCGCCTGAGCCTCGTCTCGCCCGAGGAGTCGCTCGCCGATGGCGCGCTGGATCTTCCCGTGCGCTGGGTGCACAGCTCCGACCTCGTAGACCCGACGCCGTTCCTCGCCGACGACCTCGTGCTGCTGACGACGGGCAGCCAGTTCGCCGACCGCGACGCACCGGGCGCCGACGCGTACGTGGAGCGCCTTGTGCGCCGCGGCGTTCTCGCACTCGGTTTCGGGTCGGGCGTGCACCGGGTGGGTCCGTCCGACGAGCTCGTGACGGCGTGCGCCGGCGCGGGGCTCGCACTGTTCGAGGTGCCCTACGACATCCCCTTCCTCGCGATCGCCCGCGCGCACGCCGAGTCGATGGCCGCCCACGCCTACGCCCGGCGCACCTGGGCGCTCGAGGTGCAGCGCGCGCTGGCCGTGGCGGCCCTGCGCCCTCGGGGCCTGGAGGCGACCCTGACCGAACTGGCCCGGCGCCTCGGCTGCTGGGTCGGACTGTTCGACTCGAGCGGCGCGACAGCGCAGCAGCATCCGGCGGCGCTCGACGGCGGTGCGGACGCCGTCTCGGATGCCGTGGCCGATCTGCTCGCAAGGGGGACGACCGCCAGTCGATCGCTCGACGAGGGCGATCGCACGGTCACCCTGTTCACCTTCGGCCGCACCGGCCAGCTGAAGGGCGTCATCGGAGTCGACCTCAGCCCCATCGACGCCGAGGCCCGTGCCGTCATCACCACGGCCATCGCGATGGCGGGTCTCGCACTCGAGCAGAGCGAGCAGCTCGCCCGTGGCCGGCGACGCATGCACACTCAGCTGCTCGCCTCCCTGCGGGCCGATGACCCCTCCCTCGCCAGGCGAACGCTCGGCGCCATGCCGCCCGCGCCGATGCTCGTCGCGACGGCGGACGCCGCGCCGGTCGACGCCGTGGTGGGCTGGTTCGAGCGGCAGCGGGCCGTCGGCGGCACGGTCACGTTCGTGGCCGAGGACGCCGACGGGCTGACGATCTGCATCGGCGCATCGTCGCGAGGTCTGCTCGACCAGGTGTCGGCGCGGTTCGACATCCGGATCGGCGTCTCGGAACCGGCCGAGTACACGGGGTTCTCGCACGCTCATGCGCAGGCGATGACCGCCCTGCAACGCTCCGGCCGCGAGGGCGTGATCGAGTACCACGACGTGCAGCCGGGCGGTGTGCTCGACGCCCTGGTCTCGAGCGAGACCCGCACGCTCGCCCGGACCCGCCTCGCCACGCTGCGCGCGCACGACGCGACCAGCGGCACCGAGCTCGAGCGCACCCTGCGCGCATGGCTCGAGCACGACACGCATGCCGAGCAGACGGCAGCGGTCCTCGGCATCCACCGCCACACCCTGCGCACCCGCATCGCGCAGGCGGCGAACCTGCTCGGCACCGATCTCACCTCGTTCCCGGCGCGCGCCGAGCTCTGGGCGACGCTGCGCGCCGCGGAGTGA